A window of Bufo gargarizans isolate SCDJY-AF-19 chromosome 9, ASM1485885v1, whole genome shotgun sequence contains these coding sequences:
- the LOC122919933 gene encoding CCN family member 3-like: MQLVTAPGECCAQWKCLEVSSGSEDSDEPYDTYPAVDDVSTGAEAMIRTRREAPDFGGFTDTEQDEEPLEEPAPCRPDTEWTPCSRTCGFGTSLRIVYEKESCIPKAEKRLCMIRPCKGQYPNANYTVLKATNVCSRVMHWSHPMHVRYRDCLSSRPLLPKFCGLCSDGRLCKPSLTHTRPVSFQCAKLNRKITHQVMWVQRCECGGKKRKRGERAKKPKVETTTSVTSIDLNKKEDNQANEIMD; this comes from the exons ATGCAACTAGTCACTG CTCCAGGTGAGTGCTGTGCCCAATGGAAATGTCTGGAGGTGTCAAGTGGGTCTGAAGACTCGGATGAACCCTATGATACTTACCCAGCTGTAGATGATGTGTCTACGGGTGCAGAGGCAATGATCAGGACAAGACGAGAAGCCCCTGATTTTGGAG GGTTCACAGATACAGAACAGGATGAGGAGCCACTGGAAGAACCAGCTCCCTGCAGACCCGATACAGAATGGACCCCATGCTCACGCACTTGTGGATTTGGGACTTCACTGCGAATAGTTTACGAGAAGGAAAGTTGCATACCTAAAGCTGAGAAGAGGCTATGCATGATCAGACCCTGCAAGGGACAATACCCCAATGCTAACTATACG GTCCTTAAGGCAACTAACGTCTGCAGTCGTGTCATGCACTGGTCCCATCCCATGCACGTCCGTTATCGTGACTGTCTCTCGAGCCGACCTCTGCTCCCTAAATTCTGTGGGCTTTGCTCAGATGGCCGTTTATGCAAACCTTCGCTGACCCACACGCGCCCAGTGTCATTTCAATGTGCCAAACTCAACAGGAAAATCACCCACCAAGTTATGTGGGTGCAGAGGTGTGAATGCGGTGGGAAAAAAAGGAAGCGGGGTGAGAGAGCAAAAAAGCCAAAAGTGGAGACCACAACTTCGGTAACATCtattgatttaaataaaaaagaagacAACCAAGCCAATGAAATTATGGACTGA